A genomic stretch from Lathyrus oleraceus cultivar Zhongwan6 chromosome 2, CAAS_Psat_ZW6_1.0, whole genome shotgun sequence includes:
- the LOC127119459 gene encoding uncharacterized protein LOC127119459 isoform X1 yields the protein MGACVSSQQGCVGGMFNSSKKKRRRTIGFRKNVSSSLDNNNNNNINNTVDLPSLPQHSYSNPTFQGGTIDEAWFDSAMVFDSDCDDDYQSVPDDVVSLNGIEGGSVSSFRSFRDAVSANHRLSTDQMQKPVIYEAARSSDVQSFGVDGNAIEVNEVVFLDDISSVDASSNRDEGILDNCGILPNNCLPCLASTVPSFEKRRSSCSSSPSSRKKTPTKVSSLFSSKTLLQRPIAGSQVPFCPIDKKMLDCWSHIEPGTFKVRGVTYFKDRKKELAPNFSAYYPFGVDVFLSPRKVDHIARFVELPAVSSSAKFPPILIVNVQIPLYPTTLFQGETDGKGTSFVLYFKLSESYAKELPLHFQENIRKFMDDEVEKVKGFPLDTIVPFRERLKILGRVGNIEDLQLSAAERKLMQAYNEKPVLSRPQHEFYSGENYFEIDIDMHRFSYISRKGFEAFMDRLKNCTLDVGLTIQGNKVEELPEQVLCCIRLNSIDHSNYQQLGLTQDPL from the exons ATGGGAGCATGTGTTTCAAGTCAACAAGGTTGTGTTGGAGGAATGTTTAACTCTTCcaagaaaaaaagaagaagaacTATTGGATTCAGGAAAAACGTTTCTTCATCattggataataataataataataatattaataatacaGTTGATTTGCCAAGTTTGCCTCAACATTCATATTCCAATCCCACTTTCCAAG GAGGAACTATTGACGAGGCATGGTTTGATTCAGCTATGGTGTTTGATTCTGACTGTGATGATGATTACCAGAGTGTTCCGGATG ATGTTGTATCTTTGAACGGAATTGAAGGTGGATCTGTATCAAGTTTTCGATCTTTTAGAGATGCTGTCAGTGCCAACCATAGACTTTCAACTGATCAAATGCAGAAACCGGTTATTTACGAGGCTGCTAGAAGTTCAGATGTTCAAAGTTTTGGTGTAGATGGAAATGCAATTGAAGTAAACGAAGTTGTGTTCCTTGACGACATTTCCTCGGTTGATGCGAGTTCCAATAGGGACGAAGGAATTTTGGATAACTGCGGCATTCTTCCTAACAATTGTTTGCCATGTCTTGCATCGACCGTTCCTTCTTTTGAAAAGCGAAGATCGTCTTGTTCAAGTTCTCCTAGTTCAAGGAAAAAGACTCCTACCAAAGTTTCTAGTCTAT TTTCTTCAAAGACACTCCTACAAAGACCAATTGCAGGTTCTCAAGTACCCTTTTGTCCAATTGACAAGAAGATGCTTGATTGTTGGTCACACATTGAACCAGGAACTTTCAAAGTCCGAGGCGTAACTTATTTCAA GGACAGGAAGAAGGAGTTGGCTCCTAACTTTTCTGCATATTATCCATTTGGAGTAGATGTTTTCTTATCTCCGCGAAAAGTCGACCATATTGCTCGGTTTGTTGAACTTCCTGCTGTTAGTTCATCTGCTAAATTTCCACCCATTCTTATTGTTAATGTTCAG ATTCCGCTTTACCCTACCACACTTTTCCAAGGTGAGACCGATGGCAAAGGAACGAGCTTTGTGTTGTACTTTAAACTTTCGGAGAGTTACGCCAAGGAACTTCCTCTACACTTTCAAGAAAACATCAGA AAGTTCATGGATGATGAAGTTGAAAAGGTAAAAGGTTTTCCGCTCGATACAATTGTGCCATTTCGAGAACGGTTGAAAATTCTAGGCCGTGTTGGCAATATCGAAGACCTTCAATTGAGTGCAGCAGAAAGAAAGCTTATGCAGGCTTACAATGAGAAACCTGTTCTTTCGCGTCCGCAGCACGAGTTTTACTCG GGAGAAAATTACTTTGAGATTGATATAGATATGCATAGATTCAGCTATATCTCTAGGAAAGGGTTTGAAGCATTCATGGACAGATTAAAGAACTGCACTCTAGATGTTGGCCTTACAATTCAG GGGAACAAAGTTGAGGAGCTGCCAGAGCAAGTGTTATGTTGTATTAGATTAAATAGCATTGACCACTCGAATTACCAACAACTAGGGCTAACTCAAGATCCACTATAA
- the LOC127119459 gene encoding uncharacterized protein LOC127119459 isoform X2, with protein MVENWGGTIDEAWFDSAMVFDSDCDDDYQSVPDDVVSLNGIEGGSVSSFRSFRDAVSANHRLSTDQMQKPVIYEAARSSDVQSFGVDGNAIEVNEVVFLDDISSVDASSNRDEGILDNCGILPNNCLPCLASTVPSFEKRRSSCSSSPSSRKKTPTKVSSLFSSKTLLQRPIAGSQVPFCPIDKKMLDCWSHIEPGTFKVRGVTYFKDRKKELAPNFSAYYPFGVDVFLSPRKVDHIARFVELPAVSSSAKFPPILIVNVQIPLYPTTLFQGETDGKGTSFVLYFKLSESYAKELPLHFQENIRKFMDDEVEKVKGFPLDTIVPFRERLKILGRVGNIEDLQLSAAERKLMQAYNEKPVLSRPQHEFYSGENYFEIDIDMHRFSYISRKGFEAFMDRLKNCTLDVGLTIQGNKVEELPEQVLCCIRLNSIDHSNYQQLGLTQDPL; from the exons ATGGTAGAAAATTGGG GAGGAACTATTGACGAGGCATGGTTTGATTCAGCTATGGTGTTTGATTCTGACTGTGATGATGATTACCAGAGTGTTCCGGATG ATGTTGTATCTTTGAACGGAATTGAAGGTGGATCTGTATCAAGTTTTCGATCTTTTAGAGATGCTGTCAGTGCCAACCATAGACTTTCAACTGATCAAATGCAGAAACCGGTTATTTACGAGGCTGCTAGAAGTTCAGATGTTCAAAGTTTTGGTGTAGATGGAAATGCAATTGAAGTAAACGAAGTTGTGTTCCTTGACGACATTTCCTCGGTTGATGCGAGTTCCAATAGGGACGAAGGAATTTTGGATAACTGCGGCATTCTTCCTAACAATTGTTTGCCATGTCTTGCATCGACCGTTCCTTCTTTTGAAAAGCGAAGATCGTCTTGTTCAAGTTCTCCTAGTTCAAGGAAAAAGACTCCTACCAAAGTTTCTAGTCTAT TTTCTTCAAAGACACTCCTACAAAGACCAATTGCAGGTTCTCAAGTACCCTTTTGTCCAATTGACAAGAAGATGCTTGATTGTTGGTCACACATTGAACCAGGAACTTTCAAAGTCCGAGGCGTAACTTATTTCAA GGACAGGAAGAAGGAGTTGGCTCCTAACTTTTCTGCATATTATCCATTTGGAGTAGATGTTTTCTTATCTCCGCGAAAAGTCGACCATATTGCTCGGTTTGTTGAACTTCCTGCTGTTAGTTCATCTGCTAAATTTCCACCCATTCTTATTGTTAATGTTCAG ATTCCGCTTTACCCTACCACACTTTTCCAAGGTGAGACCGATGGCAAAGGAACGAGCTTTGTGTTGTACTTTAAACTTTCGGAGAGTTACGCCAAGGAACTTCCTCTACACTTTCAAGAAAACATCAGA AAGTTCATGGATGATGAAGTTGAAAAGGTAAAAGGTTTTCCGCTCGATACAATTGTGCCATTTCGAGAACGGTTGAAAATTCTAGGCCGTGTTGGCAATATCGAAGACCTTCAATTGAGTGCAGCAGAAAGAAAGCTTATGCAGGCTTACAATGAGAAACCTGTTCTTTCGCGTCCGCAGCACGAGTTTTACTCG GGAGAAAATTACTTTGAGATTGATATAGATATGCATAGATTCAGCTATATCTCTAGGAAAGGGTTTGAAGCATTCATGGACAGATTAAAGAACTGCACTCTAGATGTTGGCCTTACAATTCAG GGGAACAAAGTTGAGGAGCTGCCAGAGCAAGTGTTATGTTGTATTAGATTAAATAGCATTGACCACTCGAATTACCAACAACTAGGGCTAACTCAAGATCCACTATAA